ATAACTATCCGCCGTCCTCATCAAATCCATTGACTATCATAGCACACAGAAACACACCCGGCAACGGAATTTTTCATACTACGAACCTATGTTTCACTTAGCGAAACATTCGTATGATAAGCCGATCGCAGAAATAAAAGGATTCCACTACTGACTACTATTGCTCCAACAAACCAAATCCAAGGAATCGTCGCATGAAAAAACACATACGCCAACAAAGTAGCACCGATCGGTTCACCCACAATACTCATCGCAATGGTTGAAGCAGGAAGATACTTTAACAGTGTATTGAACAACGTATGTCCAAACACAGTTGGAACGAGTGTTAATAGTACAAACAGTTCCCAATCAGAGCGGGGATAATCCACGAGTGAATGCCCGCGCATTAGACTGTAAAGCATCAACAAAAATCCGGTAATCACATATACGAGAAAGCTATAGTGTACAGAGGATAGTGTGTGCCGCAAATTTTTACCAGACAACAGATATGCAGCAGCAGCGATTGTCCCAACTAGCGACATAAAGTCACCTAATAGCGCAGTTTTACCAGCATGAATATCATGCCAACCGATCACCACAGTCCCCGCGATCGCAATTAACGCGTACAGCCATGTCATTGCGCCAACGCGTTCTTTAAAGAAGAGTGTCTCACCCATCAACACGAAGATGGGCTGTAAGGCGAGCATCAAAGTCGAACTCGCCACAGACGTAAAAAAGAGTGAGTGAATCCAAAAAATAAAATGCAGTGAAAGCGCAAGCCCACTTACAGTGAGGATCAGCCGTTCACGATTCGACAGTTTGCGTATAGCCGTTACTATGCCCCGCGCAGCAAAGGGACTGAGTAGAACAGCTGTCATCAGCATCCGATACATAGCGGTGATCGATGCAGGCGCTGTCGTCATCTTAATAAAAATAGCAGAAAATGAAATGGCAACAATGCCAACACCTAGCCAACCGTAAGCACCTATTGGACGTCTAAAGGATGTCATCCACTATATCCCCAAAACCACATGGTTCTACATACCATCTACTCATCTCCAAGCAATAAGCGATGAATATGCGGAGCACTGCGCACAAGGCGTATGGGTTTTAAACTGCGATCAGTAAACACATGCTCGGTTTCTCCAGTAGCTAGTAGCTTTTCGCCATCTGCTAACAAAACAGAATAACTAAACGTCAGGCGCAACCCATTGTATTCCTTGATCATTGCATCCACGTATAGAAGATCGTCGTAATGTGCTGAATGTAGATACTCACATCCCACGCGTAACACAGGAAGCATAATCCCCCCGTCTTCCAAATCGCGATAGGATAAGTTTTCCATGCGTAACCAGTCTGTACGTGCTACTTCAAACCACTGAACATAATTTCCATGCCATGCCACACTCATCTGGTCGGTTTCTTGATAACGCACACGAATGGTTGATCGCGACTTTGTCATATTCATCAGCTTGTCCCCTCCGACTGCTATTTTAGCATGCGGCAGGATCCTTGTAGTAACTAAATATGCAGTTCTATTGATAGCAGATTATAATACTTGAGTTTTTCCGCGATACAAGAATCCACGAACGGTATCTACCGTGATCACTTCGCCATCTGTTACCACTTGTGTAGCACCTATGGCACCTACAATGACGGGAATGCCCAGTGATAATCCTACTACTGCGGCATGAGAAGTAAGTCCACCTTCTTCTGTAATGACTGCTGCGACCTTTTCAAATGCAGGCATCATATCACGATCCGTCATGACAGTCACTAAGATATCTCCAGCCTTAACTCTTTCTAGAATATCGCTCGACTTTTTAGCAACGATCGCTCGTCCAACTACACTTTTCATCCCCACGCCCGTTCCCCGCGCTAACACATCACCGATCGTATGAATCTTAAGTAAATTAGTAGTTCCAGCTTCACCAACAGGTACCCCCGCTGTGATGACAATCAAATCTCCGCTGCTCACAAGTCCACTTGCAAGAGCTCCGTCTACCGCAACCGCAAGCATTTCATCCGTAGACTCGATCGATTTGACGAGCACAGGATAGATACCCCAGCAAAGTGTGAGACGTCTCGCCACGTCTGCATGTGGAGTCACTGCAATGATGACACTTTGTGGGCGATGCTTCGCAACCATACGCGCTGTAAATCCACTCTCTGTAGACGTTACAATCGCTCTTGCCTCTAGATCCTCTGCAATACTGCGCACTGCATTGCTAATAGCATCCGTTTGCGTTCGCTCGACACCTTCACGATGACGGCCTGTCACTTCATGCGTTCTAAGCGCCTCTTCCGCGCGCATCGCAATGATTGACATCGTTTCGACAGCTTCTACAGGGTATTTGCCAGCAGCTGTTTCGCCACTTAACATAATCGCATCCGTACCATCAAAAATGGCATTGGCCACATCCGTTGCTTCTGCTCTTGTAGGCCTTGGATTCCTCTGCATAGAATCGAGCATTTGCGTAGCTGTAATGACCATTTTACCAGCTTTGTTGCAACGCTCAATCAATAATTTCTGAGCAATCGGCACTTCCTCCGTCGGGATCTCAACACCTAAATCGCCACGAGCAACCATCAATCCATCAGAAACCAAAAGAATCTCATCGATGAGATCAAGTCCCTCTTGCGCTTCGATTTTCGAGATGATATCACACTGCACATGATGATCTTCTAGCAACTTGCGAATCTCTAAGACATCAGATGCTTTGCGAACGAAAGAAGCTGCAATGATATCTACACCTTGCTCAATACCAAAAAGAATATCCTCAACATCCTTCTCCGTTACTCCTGGTAAACGCAATTTCACACCTGGTGCGTTGATTCCCTTGCGATTTTTCAGCATGCCACCGTTTGTGACGACACAATAAATTTCTCGATTGTCCACTTTCTCTACGCGCATACCAATGAGACCATCATCAATTCGTATAATTGATCCTACAATTACATCTTCTGGTAGCCCATCATAACTAATAGAAATGCGTTCTTTAGTACCTAGCACCTCTTCAGTCGTCAAAATAATATGATCGCCATCATTAAGTTCGACACCGTCATTTTCGATAAGCCCTGTTCGAATCTTAGGCCCTTTAATGTCGAGCATGATGCCGACAATTTTTCGTTCTAAACGCGCTGCTTCACGAATTGTTTCAATCATTTTGCGATGATCGTCATGTGTTCCATGCGAAAAATTCAACCGTGCAACGTCCATCCCCGCTCGAACAATCATTCGCATTTTCTGTAATTCGCTCGTTGCTGGTCCCATGGTACAAACAATCTTTGTTTTCCTCATTTTATCCGCTCCCTTTTTACGATCAAACGCCCCACACAACTAAATCGACAAAATACCCGCAAGTTCGTAAATTGATAAGTCCACTTCACGCATACTATCAAGTGCCGCATCAATATCTGTTGCAATCATCTTCTTACCCTTAATCCCAACCATCATGCTAGTCTCACCTTGAATCAACAAATCGACAGCCATCGCACCCATACGTGACGCTAACGCGCGGTCAAAAGCTGTTGGCGAGCCGCCACGCTGCAAATGCCCGAGTACGGTCACGCGCACTTCCCATCCCGTGCGCTGTCCAATTAGTTCGCCGATCTTCATACCTTTACCCACACCTTCAGCAACCAATATGATACTATGGCGCTTCCCGCGTTCCACACCACGTTCTAATTTGTCAATGATTTGGTCCATATCATAGGGAGCTTCCGGAATAAGAATAGATTCAGCCCCACCTGCTAATCCAGATATCACAGCAATATCGCCAGCGTTTCTACCCATAACCTCGATGACGAAGGTGCGCTCGTGTGAAGTCGCTGTATCTCGAATCTTATCGATCGCATCAATCGCTGTATTAATCGCTGTGTCAAAACCAATAGTATAGTCTGTGCAAGGTAGATCATTATCAATCGTACCAGGCACCCCTATGGTTCGAACTCCGCGATGCGATAATGCCCGCGCCCCACGAAACGATCCATCCCCTCCGATCACTACAAGCGCATCGATATCATGCTTTTGCAGCATGGCAACACCTAACTCTTGCCCTTGGTCTGTGAGAAATTCAGGGCTTCTTGCAGTGTATAATTTGGTTCCACCACGCTGAATAATATCTGCTACCGATCCGAGGTCCATCTCCTCGATCTCTCCTGCCATCAGCCCTGCATAGCCATGTCTAATCCCAGACACTCTAAGTCCGTGATACACGCTCTTGCGCACGACAGCCCGAATAGCAGCATTCATACCTGGTGCATCTCCGCCACTTGTCAAGACACCAATATGTTTCACTGGGCTTTGCAACCGTAGCGCATCCTTTTCATTCACCATACATTCCCCCATCATCTATGGGCCATTCATATTTAGACCCTTATGGACATTTAACGTCCCGCATCGGGCACACTCACTACAAACATGTAGTGAGTGAACTCGTTAACTCGATAGATTCTGTAAAGTAACGTCCTCTTCTATAGCTTCCACCGTAGCGACTTCCTCCGCTACTCTTGTTTTTTTCACTTCTGTATACACGCCCATCTTGCGATACTTCTCGTAACGTGATGATGGTAAATCTTTAAATGGCACTTGATGGAGTTCAACTAAGGCGCGCCATACTGCATCCTTCACTGTCGCGATCATCGTTAAAGGTTCTCGTTGTGCACCACCGAATGGTTCAAGCAAAATTTCATCCACGATGCCAAAGCGAGATAAATCCTGGGCGGTAATGCACATCGCATCTGCCGCACGCTGTCCCTGTGTGGCATCTTTCCACAACAAGGCAGCCGCTGACTCAGGTGCAATGACGGAATAATATGCATGCTCCAACATCAAAATCTTATCACCCACTCCGAGACCCAGAGCTCCACCGCTTCCACCTTCACCAGTCACCACGCAAACAACAGGAACTGTAAGTGCGGCCATCTCAATGAGATTGCGTGCGATGGCTTCGCCTTGTCCACGTTCCTCTGCCGCTGCTCCAGGGTATGCTCCTGCAGTATCGATAAACGTCACAATAGGGCGTCCAAACTTTTCAGCCTGTTTCATGAGACGAAGGGCTTTGCGGTACCCTTCTGGATGGGCCATACCAAAGTTGCGAAAGATATTTTCCTTGGTGTCACGACCCTTTTGTGTACCTATTAAAGTCACTGCCATGCCCTCAAGGCGTCCAATACCACCGACAATTGCTGCATCATCACGAAATGATCGATCTCCGTGTAATTCAATAAAATCGTCACACATACCACGGATGTAATCAAGCGTTGTAGGGCGTTCAGGGTGGCGAGCAATTTGCACCTTTTGCCAAGGTGTAAGATCGCGATAAATCGCTTCCGCTAATGCCTTGGCTTTTGTTTCAAGCGTCAATACTTCGGCGCTCATATCAATGCCCTTCTCTTCAGTAAAACGTTTTAACTCCTCGATTTTCAGACGCAATTCGATGAGCGGCTTCTCAAAGGGCAGTTCAACGGCCACTCCATTCTCCCCCTTTATCATGTAGCGAAACAAGCGTTCCTAGCACCGCTCGCAAATCCTTGCGATGGACTACTTGATCAATCATCCCATGTTCCATCACAAATTCGGCCGTTTGAAATTCATCAGGTAGCTTTTGGCGAATCGTCTGTTCGATAATTCTACGCCCTGCAAATCCAATCGTTGCGCCAGGCTCTGCAAGATTGACATCTCCCTGCATGGCAAAACTCGCCGTTACTCCCCCTGTCGTAGGATGTGTCAGCACTGAAATGTAAAGCAAACCCAAGGCATCAAGACGTGCTAGTGCAGTCGACACTTTTGCCATCTGCATAAGGGAGAAAATACCCTCTTGCATACGAGCCCCACCTGAAACAGAAAAAATGATCATTGGAGCCGCATCCGCAATCGCTTGCTCGATCGCACGAGTCAATTTTTCACCTACCACTGAGCCCATACTCCCCATAATAAAGCGAGAATCCATGGCAGCGATCACCACTTTATAGCCAATAATCGTGCCTGTACCTGTGAGCACAGCATCAGTAAGGCCTGTTGCTTGTCTACTGCGCTCTACTCGAGCTGGATAGTCTGGGAAGTGCAGTGGGTCGCCCGACAAAAGATCGTCATCAAACTCCACAAATGATCCTTCATCAAGCGTCAATTGAATGCGCTCTGGTGCAGATAATGTAAAATGATATCCACAATGCGGACATGTCTTTACCTGCTTTTCTAACTCCTTAGCAAACAGGATCTGTCCACACTGCTTGCATTTCTCCATCAAACCTTCTGGCACCTTATCGCGAGCACTTGTATTCGATGCCACTGTTGCATAACGCTTTTTTTTAGGAAATAGGTCCTTTAACACTCTGTCACCTCAGGGTTTCTAAAACTTCAATCAGACAGCGAAGCATGCACGATATCGTTTAACGATTCTCGCACATCTTCAAGTTCATACTCAGGCACTAAAATCTCAAATTGCTGTTTGGAAGCACTAATCTGTCTACGCTTTACCAAAAAGCCTTCTGCCATTAGCCTTTTACATATATTTTCCGCTAGCCGCAAACTAGGCGTTATGTAGATTACTGTCCACATATCGTCAACAACCTCCTAGTTGGCCCCC
The genomic region above belongs to Sulfoacidibacillus ferrooxidans and contains:
- the pfkA gene encoding 6-phosphofructokinase — encoded protein: MKHIGVLTSGGDAPGMNAAIRAVVRKSVYHGLRVSGIRHGYAGLMAGEIEEMDLGSVADIIQRGGTKLYTARSPEFLTDQGQELGVAMLQKHDIDALVVIGGDGSFRGARALSHRGVRTIGVPGTIDNDLPCTDYTIGFDTAINTAIDAIDKIRDTATSHERTFVIEVMGRNAGDIAVISGLAGGAESILIPEAPYDMDQIIDKLERGVERGKRHSIILVAEGVGKGMKIGELIGQRTGWEVRVTVLGHLQRGGSPTAFDRALASRMGAMAVDLLIQGETSMMVGIKGKKMIATDIDAALDSMREVDLSIYELAGILSI
- a CDS encoding glutamate decarboxylase; protein product: MWTVIYITPSLRLAENICKRLMAEGFLVKRRQISASKQQFEILVPEYELEDVRESLNDIVHASLSD
- the pyk gene encoding pyruvate kinase, which produces MRKTKIVCTMGPATSELQKMRMIVRAGMDVARLNFSHGTHDDHRKMIETIREAARLERKIVGIMLDIKGPKIRTGLIENDGVELNDGDHIILTTEEVLGTKERISISYDGLPEDVIVGSIIRIDDGLIGMRVEKVDNREIYCVVTNGGMLKNRKGINAPGVKLRLPGVTEKDVEDILFGIEQGVDIIAASFVRKASDVLEIRKLLEDHHVQCDIISKIEAQEGLDLIDEILLVSDGLMVARGDLGVEIPTEEVPIAQKLLIERCNKAGKMVITATQMLDSMQRNPRPTRAEATDVANAIFDGTDAIMLSGETAAGKYPVEAVETMSIIAMRAEEALRTHEVTGRHREGVERTQTDAISNAVRSIAEDLEARAIVTSTESGFTARMVAKHRPQSVIIAVTPHADVARRLTLCWGIYPVLVKSIESTDEMLAVAVDGALASGLVSSGDLIVITAGVPVGEAGTTNLLKIHTIGDVLARGTGVGMKSVVGRAIVAKKSSDILERVKAGDILVTVMTDRDMMPAFEKVAAVITEEGGLTSHAAVVGLSLGIPVIVGAIGATQVVTDGEVITVDTVRGFLYRGKTQVL
- the accD gene encoding acetyl-CoA carboxylase, carboxyltransferase subunit beta; its protein translation is MLKDLFPKKKRYATVASNTSARDKVPEGLMEKCKQCGQILFAKELEKQVKTCPHCGYHFTLSAPERIQLTLDEGSFVEFDDDLLSGDPLHFPDYPARVERSRQATGLTDAVLTGTGTIIGYKVVIAAMDSRFIMGSMGSVVGEKLTRAIEQAIADAAPMIIFSVSGGARMQEGIFSLMQMAKVSTALARLDALGLLYISVLTHPTTGGVTASFAMQGDVNLAEPGATIGFAGRRIIEQTIRQKLPDEFQTAEFVMEHGMIDQVVHRKDLRAVLGTLVSLHDKGGEWSGR
- a CDS encoding acyl-CoA thioesterase encodes the protein MNMTKSRSTIRVRYQETDQMSVAWHGNYVQWFEVARTDWLRMENLSYRDLEDGGIMLPVLRVGCEYLHSAHYDDLLYVDAMIKEYNGLRLTFSYSVLLADGEKLLATGETEHVFTDRSLKPIRLVRSAPHIHRLLLGDE
- a CDS encoding acetyl-CoA carboxylase carboxyltransferase subunit alpha, whose translation is MAVELPFEKPLIELRLKIEELKRFTEEKGIDMSAEVLTLETKAKALAEAIYRDLTPWQKVQIARHPERPTTLDYIRGMCDDFIELHGDRSFRDDAAIVGGIGRLEGMAVTLIGTQKGRDTKENIFRNFGMAHPEGYRKALRLMKQAEKFGRPIVTFIDTAGAYPGAAAEERGQGEAIARNLIEMAALTVPVVCVVTGEGGSGGALGLGVGDKILMLEHAYYSVIAPESAAALLWKDATQGQRAADAMCITAQDLSRFGIVDEILLEPFGGAQREPLTMIATVKDAVWRALVELHQVPFKDLPSSRYEKYRKMGVYTEVKKTRVAEEVATVEAIEEDVTLQNLSS
- a CDS encoding DMT family transporter: MTSFRRPIGAYGWLGVGIVAISFSAIFIKMTTAPASITAMYRMLMTAVLLSPFAARGIVTAIRKLSNRERLILTVSGLALSLHFIFWIHSLFFTSVASSTLMLALQPIFVLMGETLFFKERVGAMTWLYALIAIAGTVVIGWHDIHAGKTALLGDFMSLVGTIAAAAYLLSGKNLRHTLSSVHYSFLVYVITGFLLMLYSLMRGHSLVDYPRSDWELFVLLTLVPTVFGHTLFNTLLKYLPASTIAMSIVGEPIGATLLAYVFFHATIPWIWFVGAIVVSSGILLFLRSAYHTNVSLSET